CCATTCCACAATTGATGGAGAAAGCCATCGCTGCCGGTACGCATAAGTTTCCGCGGAAAAGCGCGATCGTGCGGCCGCAAAAGTCCGGCATCGAATGGCGGGTGAACTTTACGCAGGTCGCGCGCGAGGACGGCCATGCCATCAACGGCATCGAGCCCGACGATCTCACCCGCGGCGAGATCGAGGGCCGCAGGCAGGCGCTCGCCGCATACGAATTCCTGCGCAGCACCGTGCCGGGCTTCGAAAAGTCCTACATCGTCGACCTTCCGCCACAACTTGGCATCCGCGAGACCCGCCGCATCAGGGGCGGCTACCAGCTCAGCGGCGAGGACGTGCTCGGCTGCGCGTCGTTCGCGGATTCCATCGGCGTCAATGGTTGGCCGATCGAGGCCCATGTTCCCGGCGACGTCGTCTTCACCTTCCCGCCGATCCCGGAATCGCGCGGCTATAACGAGCTGCCCTACCGGATGCTGGTGCCCGAAGGCGTCGACAATCTCCTGGTCGCCGGCCGCTGCGCCTCGATGACCCATGAAGGCCAGTCGGCAGCACGAGTGTCCGGTGCCTGTTTCGTGATGGGCGAGGCCGCCGGTTCCGCCGCCGCCTTGGCGCTGTCCGGAAACCGGATCCCGCGTGACATCCCCGTTGAAAAGTTGCAGGAAACGTTGAAACAACAGGGCGCCTTCATCGGGCGGGATCAACCCGTCCCGGAGGGCCTGTAACGGACTGCCAAGAGAACGACGAGAGAACGACGAGGGAGAAAACGGAATGATCGGAATTGCGCGCCTTGCGGTAGCTGGCCTTTTGGCGATCATGGCGACGAGCACGGCGCAGGCCGAAGACGCGCTGAAGGCCAAGATCGGCGTGCTTCGTCTGTCGTCATCCGCGCCCGTCTTCATCGCGCAGGACAAGGGCTATTTTCGCGAGGCCGGTCTGGAGGTCGAGCTGAAATTCTTCGACGCGGCGCAGCCGATCGCGGTAGCAACCACGTCGGGCGACGTCGATTTCGGCATCACCGCTTTCACCGCCGGTCTCTATAACCTCGCCGGCAAGGGCACGCTGAAGGTGATCGGCGGCATGAGCCGCGAGAAGGCGGGCTATCCCCTGATCGGCTATTTCGCCAGCAACAATGCCTATGCGAGCGGTCTGAAGACGCCGAAGGACCTTGCGGGCAAACGCGTGGCGATGACGCAGGTCGGCTCGAGCTTTCACTATTCGCTCGGCCTGCTTGCCGACAAATACGGCTTCAAGCTCGCCGACGTGAAGATCGTGCCGCTGCAATCGCTGTCGAATGCGGCGGCTGCGCTGAAGGGCGAGACCGTCGATGCGGCGCTGCTTCCCATCTCCACCGCACGAAAGCTGATGGACGAGGGCGGCGCAAAGTTCCTGGGCTGGGTCGGGGACGAGACACCCTGGCAATTGGGCGCGGTGTTCGCCTCGCCGAAGACGCTGACCAACAAGGTGCTGGTGACAAAACTGCTCGGCGCGCTCGCCAAGGCGGATCGCGAGTATCACGACGTCATCCTCTCCGCCATGAAGGACGGCGTCGCGCCAATCAACGACAAGACGAAGCCGCTCTTGGAGATCATCGCAAAGTACACCAACCTGTCGGTCGAGCAGGTGGTCGGCAACTGCGCCTATATCGATCCCGACGGCAAGCTCGACGTGAAGAACGTCGACAACCAGATCAAATGGCTGCAGGAGCAGGGTTTTGCCGACAAGGGCTTAGATGCCGACGCGATCATCGCGAAGGATTACGTGAAGGCGGATTGATGCTGCGCGTGCCATTCCAGACCCGTCATCCTGAGGTGCCCACCTTGCGGCGTGCCGCAAGGTGGGCCTCGAAGGGTGCACGGCCCGGATGCAGCTCGGCCGTACATCCTTCGAGACTCCCATCGCGATGCCTTCGCATCGCAATGCTCGCACCTCAGGATGACGGATTGAGAGTAAGGCGAAGCGCATGGACCTGATCGCCAGCCACATCACTCATCGCTTCGGCGACCTCGCCGTGCTCGACGACGTCTCGTTCACGGTCGGCGCCGGCGAGGTGGTGGCGATCGTGGGGCCCTCGGGCTGCGGCAAGAGCACGCTGCTGTCGATCCTGGGCGGGCTGCTGCAACCGACCTCCGGCGCGCCCGAGCTGCGCGGCGCGCCGCCGGCGGACAGTCTCAACCCGCTGACCTTCGTGTTCCAGGATTTTGCGCTGCTGCCCTGGGCCACCGTGGAAGAGAACGTCGAATTCCCGCTACTGCACACCCAGCTGTCAGCCACGCAGCGGCGCGCGCTGGTGGAAGACGCCCTGCGCCGCACCGGCCTGACCGATTTTCCCAAGACCTATCCAAAGCAGCTCTCCGGCGGCATGCGCCAGCGCGTCGGCATTTCGCGTGCGTTGGCCGTGAGGCCTGCCATCCTGCTGATGGACGAGCCGCTCTCGGCGTTGGATTCGCAGACCCGCGAACTCCTGATGGAGGATTTCGTCCGCCTGCTCGCCGATGGCGGCATGGGCGCGGTCTATGTCACCCACAATCTCGAAGAGGCGGCACGGCTGGCCGATCGCATCGTGGTGCTGTCGCGGCGGCCCGGCCGCATCCGCGAGGTCGTGACGGTGCCGATGACGCGCGCCGCGCGCGGCGAAGCGGTGGCGCGTGAAAAGCTGCTGGCGCTCCAGAACCAGATCTGGTCGCTGATCCGCAACGAGGCGATCGATGCCGAGCGCGAGGTCCAGCATGCTTGATCGTGCGCCGGCGGAAATGACCTCGAAGGACCGGGCGACGCGGCGGGTCCGCTTCCGCGGCGCCGGCTTCGTTCCCGCGAGCAGCCGGTTCGGCGGCTGGATCGCGCTCGCCCTCGTCATCGCGATCTGGCAGGCCGCCGGCAGTGCCGGCCTCGTCAATCCCCTTTTCCTGCCGGCACCGTCGGCGATCGCGCGCGCGATCTACCAGCTGGCGATCTCAGGTGCGCTCTGGCAGCATCTGTCGGCGTCGCTGCTGCGCATCGGCGTCGGCTGGTTGCTCGGCACCGCCGCTGGTATCGCCGTCGGCTTCGCCATCGGCCTGTCCAGGCTCGCGCGCAGCGTCGGCATCACCTTCATCTCGGCGCTGTTCCCGATCCCGAAGATCGCGCTGTTGCCGCTGCTCATCCTCTGGCTCGGCATCGGCGAAGAGCCGAAGATCGCGACGATTGCGTTAGGCGTGTTCTTCTCGACCGCGATCTCGGTCTATAGCGGCGTCGATGCGGTGCCGCGCAACCTGATCCGGATGGCGCAGAGTTTCAACGTTCCCTTTGCCACCATCGTGCGCAAAGTGATCTGGCCGGGCGCGCTGCCCGCCATCCTCGCCGGCTTCCGCATCACCGCCTCAGTTGCGCTGCTCCTCGTCGTCAGCGCCGAGATGATCGGCGCACAATACGGCATCGGCGCCTTCGTGCTCCAGGCCGGCAATCTGATGCAGACGGATCAACTGCTCGCAGGCGTGGTGATCCTGTCGGTGTTCGGGCTGGCGGTCGGGAAGGTGATCGGCTGGCTGGAGACGAGGTTGCTGCACTGGCGGTGAGGCATTTCTCCGCTGCCGTAGGGTGGGTTAGCCCTGCAGATGCGCGAAGCGCATCTGCTCGGCGTAACCCACCTCTTCTTTTTCCGCGTGTGCCGAACGAAGTTGGTGGATTACGCCTTCGGCTAATCCACCCTACGAGACCGTCACACGTTGCCGCGATCCTCGCGAAACAAATCCAGCTTCTGCTGCACCGGGCGATCCGAGAAGCTGAACAGCACCGCGTCATCGTCCGCCTCGTGGGTCACCCAGTGCCAGCTCGGCACCACGAACAAATCGCGCGGGCCCCATTCGAACACGGTGTCGCCGATGCGGCTGCGCCCTTTGCCTTCGATCGGACAAAACACCGTCGCGTCCGTCGCGCGATAACGCGCGGTCTTAAATCCCTTCGGCAGCAGCTGGATGAACGTGCCGATGGTCGGCATTGCGAAATCGCCGGTCTCGGGGTTGCTGAACTTCAGCTTCAGGCCATGGCAGGCGTCCCACTCCTGGCTCGTGCGGGCCTTCTCCAGGGCTTCGCGGGTGTAGGCATAGGGATAGCTGAAGATCGGCGAGGTCTTCGACGATCGCTTCACATCGACCGGGAGCAGATTGTGGCCGTAGCGGGCAAAGCTGTCGCCGGCGGGTTTGGTGATCTTCTGCTGGTCCTCTTTCGAGCCTTCCGCAAAGGAGCAGTCGAAGAACTGCACCAGTGGGATATCGAGGCCGTCGAGCCAGAACATCGGCTCATCGGTCTCATTGGAATGGTCGTGCCAGGTCATCGACGGCGTGATGATGAAGTCGCCGGGCTCCATCGCGGTGCGCTCGCCGTCGACGGCGGTGTGGGCGCCCTTGCCTTCGAGCACGAAACGCAGCGCCGACTGGCTGTGGCGGTGCGCAGGCGCGACGTCGCCGGGCACCACCATCTGCACGCCGGCATAGAGCGAGGTCGTGATCTTGGACTGGCCGCGCAGGCCGGGATTCTCCAGCACCAGCACGCGCCGCTCGGCTTCCTTGGCAGTAATCAGCTTGCCGGCTTCCGTCATGTAGTCGCGGATGACGTCGAACCTCCACAAATGCGGGCGGCAGGCGCTTCTCGGCTCCGGCGTGATCAGATCGCTCATCACCGTCCACAGCGCGGTGAGATTTTCACCGTCGATCTTCCGGTAGAACGCCTCGCGTTCCGGCGTCTTGGTCACGGCTTCCATGGTTGCTGCTCCCGATCGTTTTGTAGATTGACAGTATACTGACGATCTAGGTAGCGTCAACGCAGAGGGAACGTCATTCCGGGGCGGCTCGAAGAGCCGAACTATGGTGCGCACTTGCGCACCTGAGAATTTCGAGATTCCGGGTTCGATGCTGACGCATCGCCCGGCATGACGGGAAAAACCGAGAGGGAGGTCTCGATGAAGCTGCACGGCTATTTCCGTTCCAGTGCCGCCTATCGCGTGCGGATCGCGCTGAATCTCAAGGGCCTCGGGGCCGAGCATTTGCCGCATCATCTACGCAAGGGTGAGCAATGCGCCCCCGCCTATCTCGCCATCAATCCGCAAGGCTTGGTGCCGGCGCTGGAGAACGATGGGGGTATAGTACTGACCCAATCGGTCGCCATCATCGAATGGCTCGACGAAACCCACCCCCATCCGCCGCTGTTGCCGAAGGACCCTCTGCGCCGCGCCAAGGTGCGCGCCTTCGCGCTGGCGATCGCGTGTGACACCCATCCGGTGCAGAACCTGAAGGTGCTGGCGCGGCTGCGCGAGCTCGGCCTTGCCGAAGAGAAGGTCCAGGACTGGGCGGCGTGGGTCAACCGGGAGGGACTGTCAGCCTGCGAGACGCTGATCAGGGACGAGCCGGGGCCGTTCTGCTTCGGCGATGCGCCGACGCTCGCCGATCTCTGTCTGGTGCCGCAGCTCGCCAACGCGCGCCGCTTCGGCGTCGATGTCTCGGCCTATCCGCGCCTCCTGCAGGCGGAGGCCGCCGCCAAGGCGCTGCCCGCTTTCGCCGATGCCGCGCCGGAGAAGCAGCCCGATGCCGAGTAAGCCGCTGCCTCCGATCACGATGGACGTGGTCTATGCCGCGCCGGGCTATCTGTTCCGGCGCATGCAGCAGATCGCTGTCTCGATCTTCATGGAGGAGTGCAAGGCGTTCGATCTGACGCCGGTGCAATATGCGGCGCTGATCGCGATCCACACCCATCCCGGCATCGACGCGACGCGGCTCTCGGCCGTGATCGCCTTCGATCGCTCCACGCTCGGTAGCGTGATCGAACGGCTCCAGGCCAAGGACTATATCGAGCGCAAGCCGGCGCGCGAGGACAAGCGGATCAAGCTGCTCCATTTGACCAAATCCGGCGCCGCGATCCTGCGCGAGATCATCCCCGCCGTCGAGCGGGCCCAGTCGCGCATGCTGGAGCCGCTCAAGCCGGCTGACCGCAAGGCGCTGCTGGGACTGCTGGTGCAGCTCGTCGATCTCAACAACGAGGCTTCACGCGTGCCGCTGCGGGCTGAGGACGCGCTGGAGCATCTGGGGAAGGGCGGGTGAGGGCAGGGGTGTGTGGGGCGATGCGGCCGCCTCATTCTCCGCCGTCGTCCCGGACAAGCGAAGCGCCGATCCGGGACCCATACGCCGCAGCAGCAATTTGGCGAAGACAGGCAATGACCACCTCGCACAACAAGACCTGCTGCGGCGTATGGGTCCCAGCCCCCGTGCGCAATTGCGCACTAGGCCGGGACGACACCTAATATGTAGCGCCTCACATCCGCAGCAACGCCTGCCGGTCGATCTTCCCCGTTCCCGTCTTCGGCAGCTCGTCGATGAAAATCACCTCGCGCGGATATTTGTACGGCAGCAGCTTGCCCTTGACGTAGTCCTGGAGCCGCCGCGTCGTCTCGCTCTGGTCGGCGGCGCGATTGTTCATCACCACCACCGCTTTCAGCGTCATGCGCCGGTCCGGCAGCTCGGCGGCGAACACGGCGCATTCGCGGATGTCGGGGTGATCGGCGAGGCATAGCTCGACCTCGAGCGGATAGACCCATTGGCCGGAGATTTTGATGAGATCGTCGGCGCGGCCGCGGAAGAAGTGGAAGCCATCGACATCGCGCACGAAGCGGTCGCCGGTGTAGATCCAGCCGCCCTCGCGGATGGTCTCGGCGGACTTGTCAGGCCGGTTCCAGTACAGCGGCGTGTTGGAATCGCCCCGCACCCACAGAATGCCTTCCTCGCCATCGGCGACGTCGCGGCCGTCCTTGTCGCGCAGTGCGACCTCGTAGCCGGGCACGCGCAGGCCGGCGGCGCCGAGCTTCTTCTGCTCGGGGCGGTTGGAGAGATAGATGTGCAGCACCTCGGTCGAGCCGAGGCCTTCGACGATTTCGAGGCCCGTGAGGGTCTTCCAGCCGTTGAAGACCTCAGCCGAGAGCACCTCGGCCGCGGAGAGCGACATGCGCAGTGACGAGAAGTTCGTCTTCTCCGCGCCCTCGGCCTTGGTCAGCGAGGTGTAGAGCGTCGGCAGGCCGAAGAAGACCGTCGGCTTGTACTGCTCGATCGCCGCAAAGATCGCTGCGGGCTTCGGCTGGCCCGGCAGCAGCAGCGTTGCCGCGCCCGCCGAGAACGGGAAGGTGATGGAGTTGCCGAAACCGTAGGCGAAGAAGATTTTCGGCACCGAGAAGCAGATGTCGTCAGGCGTCAGCTTCAACACGCTCTGCGCAAAGGCGGCCTCGCTATAGGCCATGTCGTGCTGGAGATGCACGATGCCCTTGGGCCGGCCGGTGGAGCCGGAGGAATACATCCAGAACGCCATCTCGTCGCGATGCGTCGGGGTCTCCGCCAATTCCGTTGGAAATTGTTGAAGCCAGCTTGCCGCTGCGAATGCCGCAGGCGCGGCATGATCGCCGACCTCGCCATTGACGACGATCAGCGCGCGCAGGCAGGTCGCCTTGCACGCCTCCGCATTGAAGCGTGTGCAGAACTCGGCATCCGCGACCGCAACATTGGCGCCGGAATCGGCGAGATAGAATTGCAGGAGATCCGGCGGCGTCAGCGTGTTGATCAGGAGCGGCACGAAGCCGGCGCGCACCGCGCCGAAGAACGCGGCGGGGTAGGTCGGGGTGTCGTCGAGGAACAACAGCACGCGGTCGCCGCGCTCGAGGCCGAGCGAGGCAAAACCGTTGCCCCAGCGGCAAGCCTCCGCGCAGAGCTCGGCATAACTGCGCGTCCCCGCCGGACCGATGAGGGCGACCTTGTCGCCGCCGCCCTTGTCGAGATTGTCGAACAGCACGCGGCTGGCGTTATAGGTTTGCGGAACGGCAAAGCCGATCTCGCGAGCGCCCGGGCTGTCTGCCGGCACCTGGTCGCGAATCGCCTCGCTCATGCCGCATCTCCGCCGTTCTTGGCGGCCTCGTAGCGCGTCATGAAGGCCGGGGACATTGCCCGCAGCCGGGAATCGTCGATGCGGCCGGACCGGGTGATGTAGCTGTAGGCGAAATCCAGCACGGGAAGCTGCATGTGCTCGGCGAAGTGCTCGTACCAGAACGCACTGGTGCGCGCGGCGTTGACGAGCTTTTGCACGATCGGCTTGCGCGCGGCCTGGTAGCGATGCAGCGCGGTCGAAAGATGTGCGTCCGACTCCAGCGCCCTGACCAGCGCGATGGCGTCCTCGATCGCGAGCCGCGTGCCCGAGCCGATCGAGAAATGCGCCGAATGCAGGGCGTCACCGATCAGCACCATGTTCTTGAACGACCAGTGCTCGTTCCAGACCCAGGGAAAGTTGCGCCAGACCGATTTGTTGGAGACAAGGCAGTGGCCGCCGAGTGTGTCCGCAAAGACCTCCTCGCAGACACCTTTGGACTGCTCGACGTCCTTGTAGGCGAAGCCGTAGGCCTGCCATGTCGCGTGATCGCATTCGACCAGGAAGGTGCTCATGGCCGGCGAGTAGCGGTAGTGATGGGCGTTGAAAGCGCCGCGGTCGGTTCTTACGAAGGTCTGCGACAGCGTGTCGAAGCGCTTCGAGGTGCCGTACCAGACGAACTTGTTGGAGGAGTAGGACAGCGAGGTGCCGAAATCGCCTTCGAAGGCGCGTCGCACCAGCGAGTTCAGCCCGTCGGCGGCGACGATCAGATCGTGGCCGTTGAGCTGGTCGATCGCGTGGATCTGGGTGTCGAAGCGCGGGGTGACGCCGGCATCGAGCGCACGCTGCTGCAGGAACTTGAGGAGCTCGAGCCGTCCGATCGAGGAGAAGCCGACCCCGTCGATGGCGACGCTGTCGCCGCCGAGGTTCAGCGTGATGTTCTCCCAGCTCTCCATATGCGGCGCGAT
This genomic stretch from Bradyrhizobium sp. CCGB12 harbors:
- a CDS encoding ABC transporter ATP-binding protein; amino-acid sequence: MDLIASHITHRFGDLAVLDDVSFTVGAGEVVAIVGPSGCGKSTLLSILGGLLQPTSGAPELRGAPPADSLNPLTFVFQDFALLPWATVEENVEFPLLHTQLSATQRRALVEDALRRTGLTDFPKTYPKQLSGGMRQRVGISRALAVRPAILLMDEPLSALDSQTRELLMEDFVRLLADGGMGAVYVTHNLEEAARLADRIVVLSRRPGRIREVVTVPMTRAARGEAVAREKLLALQNQIWSLIRNEAIDAEREVQHA
- a CDS encoding MarR family winged helix-turn-helix transcriptional regulator, producing the protein MPSKPLPPITMDVVYAAPGYLFRRMQQIAVSIFMEECKAFDLTPVQYAALIAIHTHPGIDATRLSAVIAFDRSTLGSVIERLQAKDYIERKPAREDKRIKLLHLTKSGAAILREIIPAVERAQSRMLEPLKPADRKALLGLLVQLVDLNNEASRVPLRAEDALEHLGKGG
- a CDS encoding FAD-dependent oxidoreductase, with amino-acid sequence MRATMIEEPARQVPLYGDYEVVVLGGGPAGIVAAASAARAGRKTLLIERYGFLGGMGTAAGVTNFCGLHGNVYGKAHRLVQGMASELLARIDRLNGLNTPHLILGKVFAQAYDTAAYKIAADELLASHKVNILFHALGAGVVMGDDSRIEALMVETKAGRQAVRAEIFIDCSGDGDLAVWAGAPFEIGDEHGHPLYPSMMLRLNGIDPAKAGDAWRTIPQLMEKAIAAGTHKFPRKSAIVRPQKSGIEWRVNFTQVAREDGHAINGIEPDDLTRGEIEGRRQALAAYEFLRSTVPGFEKSYIVDLPPQLGIRETRRIRGGYQLSGEDVLGCASFADSIGVNGWPIEAHVPGDVVFTFPPIPESRGYNELPYRMLVPEGVDNLLVAGRCASMTHEGQSAARVSGACFVMGEAAGSAAALALSGNRIPRDIPVEKLQETLKQQGAFIGRDQPVPEGL
- the maiA gene encoding maleylacetoacetate isomerase, encoding MKLHGYFRSSAAYRVRIALNLKGLGAEHLPHHLRKGEQCAPAYLAINPQGLVPALENDGGIVLTQSVAIIEWLDETHPHPPLLPKDPLRRAKVRAFALAIACDTHPVQNLKVLARLRELGLAEEKVQDWAAWVNREGLSACETLIRDEPGPFCFGDAPTLADLCLVPQLANARRFGVDVSAYPRLLQAEAAAKALPAFADAAPEKQPDAE
- a CDS encoding FAD-dependent monooxygenase, with product MRIAVIGGGPGGLYFAYLWKKRHPEDQVDLFEQNPADATWGFGVVFSDQALEFLRADDPETVDAIAPHMESWENITLNLGGDSVAIDGVGFSSIGRLELLKFLQQRALDAGVTPRFDTQIHAIDQLNGHDLIVAADGLNSLVRRAFEGDFGTSLSYSSNKFVWYGTSKRFDTLSQTFVRTDRGAFNAHHYRYSPAMSTFLVECDHATWQAYGFAYKDVEQSKGVCEEVFADTLGGHCLVSNKSVWRNFPWVWNEHWSFKNMVLIGDALHSAHFSIGSGTRLAIEDAIALVRALESDAHLSTALHRYQAARKPIVQKLVNAARTSAFWYEHFAEHMQLPVLDFAYSYITRSGRIDDSRLRAMSPAFMTRYEAAKNGGDAA
- the gtdA gene encoding gentisate 1,2-dioxygenase; amino-acid sequence: MEAVTKTPEREAFYRKIDGENLTALWTVMSDLITPEPRSACRPHLWRFDVIRDYMTEAGKLITAKEAERRVLVLENPGLRGQSKITTSLYAGVQMVVPGDVAPAHRHSQSALRFVLEGKGAHTAVDGERTAMEPGDFIITPSMTWHDHSNETDEPMFWLDGLDIPLVQFFDCSFAEGSKEDQQKITKPAGDSFARYGHNLLPVDVKRSSKTSPIFSYPYAYTREALEKARTSQEWDACHGLKLKFSNPETGDFAMPTIGTFIQLLPKGFKTARYRATDATVFCPIEGKGRSRIGDTVFEWGPRDLFVVPSWHWVTHEADDDAVLFSFSDRPVQQKLDLFREDRGNV
- a CDS encoding benzoate-CoA ligase family protein, yielding MSEAIRDQVPADSPGAREIGFAVPQTYNASRVLFDNLDKGGGDKVALIGPAGTRSYAELCAEACRWGNGFASLGLERGDRVLLFLDDTPTYPAAFFGAVRAGFVPLLINTLTPPDLLQFYLADSGANVAVADAEFCTRFNAEACKATCLRALIVVNGEVGDHAAPAAFAAASWLQQFPTELAETPTHRDEMAFWMYSSGSTGRPKGIVHLQHDMAYSEAAFAQSVLKLTPDDICFSVPKIFFAYGFGNSITFPFSAGAATLLLPGQPKPAAIFAAIEQYKPTVFFGLPTLYTSLTKAEGAEKTNFSSLRMSLSAAEVLSAEVFNGWKTLTGLEIVEGLGSTEVLHIYLSNRPEQKKLGAAGLRVPGYEVALRDKDGRDVADGEEGILWVRGDSNTPLYWNRPDKSAETIREGGWIYTGDRFVRDVDGFHFFRGRADDLIKISGQWVYPLEVELCLADHPDIRECAVFAAELPDRRMTLKAVVVMNNRAADQSETTRRLQDYVKGKLLPYKYPREVIFIDELPKTGTGKIDRQALLRM
- a CDS encoding ABC transporter permease, which encodes MLDRAPAEMTSKDRATRRVRFRGAGFVPASSRFGGWIALALVIAIWQAAGSAGLVNPLFLPAPSAIARAIYQLAISGALWQHLSASLLRIGVGWLLGTAAGIAVGFAIGLSRLARSVGITFISALFPIPKIALLPLLILWLGIGEEPKIATIALGVFFSTAISVYSGVDAVPRNLIRMAQSFNVPFATIVRKVIWPGALPAILAGFRITASVALLLVVSAEMIGAQYGIGAFVLQAGNLMQTDQLLAGVVILSVFGLAVGKVIGWLETRLLHWR
- a CDS encoding ABC transporter substrate-binding protein; the encoded protein is MIGIARLAVAGLLAIMATSTAQAEDALKAKIGVLRLSSSAPVFIAQDKGYFREAGLEVELKFFDAAQPIAVATTSGDVDFGITAFTAGLYNLAGKGTLKVIGGMSREKAGYPLIGYFASNNAYASGLKTPKDLAGKRVAMTQVGSSFHYSLGLLADKYGFKLADVKIVPLQSLSNAAAALKGETVDAALLPISTARKLMDEGGAKFLGWVGDETPWQLGAVFASPKTLTNKVLVTKLLGALAKADREYHDVILSAMKDGVAPINDKTKPLLEIIAKYTNLSVEQVVGNCAYIDPDGKLDVKNVDNQIKWLQEQGFADKGLDADAIIAKDYVKAD